From one Triticum aestivum cultivar Chinese Spring chromosome 4B, IWGSC CS RefSeq v2.1, whole genome shotgun sequence genomic stretch:
- the LOC123094491 gene encoding uncharacterized protein, with product MAMKRKLSPTEADLASDDHHKADTSSFTTASGPEPWAATVGAVAAAQRARKRFVGVRQRPSGRWVAEIKDTIQKIRVWLGTFDTVEEAARAYDEAACLLRGSNTRTNFWPRAAAPAATSDGGAGLTENHGHLHHHTPPSSALPSKVTNLLLLRLKRARSISDEHISASATAQGALGQQEQQQEEYGAGSFHVDDFLSYDSNVDEHGVVKYEEDSHCSRDAEDDEEDVSEEEEEAPLDFGFMDAHPSPPGDVGHAGLFSPFEMMAAEIGGAVEAETEASEYGGGENENSMAIHEVMKRMKYERKISASLYALSGVSECLHLRLGNNSGAVGHGLALSGLRDACMKKRQEQNQEAVVDCVEGGHEESSNSNSSSSSEVASCSLEAVISSPNADAVDSDVVMWSSLDLAPICFMS from the coding sequence ATGGCGATGAAGCGCAAGTTGTCCCCCACAGAGGCTGACCTCGCCTCGGACGACCACCACAAGGCCGACACCTCCAGCTTCACAACGGCGTCAGGGCCGGAACCATGGGCAGCGACGGTCGGCGCCGTGGCGGCTGCACAGCGGGCTCGGAAGCGCTTCGTGGGCGTGCGGCAGCGGCCGTCGGGGCGGTGGGTGGCGGAGATCAAGGACACCATCCAGAAGATCCGTGTGtggctcggcaccttcgacaccgttgaggaggcggcccgcgcctacGACGAGGCCGCGTGCCTCCTCCGCGGCTCCAACACCCGCACCAACTTCTGGCCCCGCGCAGCCGCCCCCGCGGCCACCTCGGACGGCGGAGCAGGGTTGACCGAGAACCATGGCCACCTCCACCACCACACGCCGCCGTCATCGGCTCTCCCCTCCAAGGtcaccaacctcctcctcctccgcctcaagAGAGCGCGCAGCATCAGCGACGAACACATTAGTGCAAGTGCCACTGCGCAAGGAGCACTTGGGCAGCAGGAGCAACAGCAAGAGGAGTACGGTGCCGGCAGCTTCCACGTCGACGACTTCCTCAGCTACGACTCGAACGTCGACGAGCATGGCGTCGTGAAATACGAGGAGGACTCCCATTGCTCTCGAGACGCGGAGGATGACGAAGAGGATGtgtccgaggaggaggaagaagcgcCCTTGGACTTCGGGTTCATGGACGCGCACCCGTCGCCGCCAGGGGACGTCGGCCACGCGGGGCTTTTCTCACCGTTCGAGATGATGGCGGCGGAGATCGGCGGCGCAGTGGAGGCGGAGACAGAGGCTTCGGAGTACGGCGGTGGCGAGAACGAGAACTCGATGGCAATCCACGAGGTGATGAAGAGAATGAAGTACGAGCGGAAGATCTCTGCCTCGCTCTACGCGCTCAGCGGCGTGTCCGAGTGCCTTCACCTGCGCTTAGGCAACAACTCCGGCGCCGTCGGTCACGGGCTGGCGCTCTCCGGTCTCAGGGATGCGTGCATGAAGAAGCGGCAGGAACAGAATCAAGAAGCAGTGGTAGATTGCGTTGAGGGGGGCCACGAGGAAAGCTCAAACAGCAACAGCAGCTCGTCGTCTGAGGTAGCGAGCTGTTCGCTGGAGGCGGTGATCTCGTCGCCGAACGCCGATGCCGTCGACAGCGATGTGGTGATGTGGAGCTCCCTTGATCTGGCTCCCATCTGCTTCATGTCATAA